TGGTTCTGGTCGGTGATGTAGACGTTCGGGCCGGTGAAGACGTCGTCGCCGATGTCGATCGACTGGTGGCCGACGATGTGGGTGCCGCGGCCGATCGAGCAGCTCGAACCGATCCGGACGATGACGTCCGGCCCGAGGTCGAGGCCGGGCACGAACCCGGCGGAGATGGTGACGTGCGTGCCGACCAGCGTGTGGTCGCCGATCGAGATCCAGGGCTCGCCGTAGATCGCGCCGGTCGGGAAGCCGATGCAGGCGCCCTCGCCCAGGTAGGCGAAGCCGCGGCGGCCCGGCGTGTGCGGGGTGATCTCCCCGTGCCGCTGGATCCATTCCCAGGCGCTGTGCACGGCCGTGTGCACGCCCTGGCGCGCCCGCTGCTTCGCGCGGGCCGCCAGCACCTGCCGCAAGGGGCGTTTCGGCGACATGGCGTTCACCGTACCGGGTGGTAGCAACCCTCGCCCCCACAGGGACGGCGAAGGACCCGGCCGCGTACGGCCGGGCCCCTCACCCGTGCGTTCGACGCGATCGCGGGGCTCAGTGCGGTGAATGCACCTGACCGTCCGCGTCGGCGCCGCTGACCGTCATGGAGTCGGCCGAGGTCGCACTGCCGGAATGCTCACCCGACCCCTTGGCCATGTCGCGGACGGCGCCGCGCCGCGTGGCCACCGCGCCGGCGACCCCGACCGCGGCGACCACCCCCACCATCGCCATGAGGGCGCCGCGCCCGGACTTCGCCGCCGACTTCGGCGGTTCCACCCGTCCCGCGACATCGCTCAGAAACGAGCTCACCCGCGGGGCGAGCCCGGTCTCCACGTACCGGGCCGCATGTCGCAGCCTCGGTGCGCTCCAGCCTCGGGCGACCATCACGCGTTCGTTCGCGATGGGCCCGATCCGCTCGGCCGCGCCGACGGCGCTCTGCCGGCAGGCGTCGGCGCCCTGACGGGCCGCCTGCTGGACGCGGCCGAGCCGGTTGACGACCTCGTCCTGCGGCTTCCGGCGGATATTGATCATTAGGGACACGCTAACCTCCCTGTTTGCGAGGTCCTGTCAGGCAGCCTTCCCTGCGAACGGGAGGTAAACACCGCGACCGTGACGAGCCTTTCACCGAGGGTGACGGATCCGGGCCTGGCCGGACCGCGCACCGGACGTCACAGAACCCATCTCAAGAGGAGGCGGCCAGCGTGGCCAACGAGATCTTCGCGACGCTCAACACGTCGCTGGGCAAGATCGTGATTCAGCTCTACCCGGAGCACGCGCCAGAGACCGTGGCGAACTTCGTCGAGCTGGCGGAGGGCACCCGCACCTGGACCGACCCGCGCACCGGCCAGAAGTCGGACGCGCCGCTCTACAACGGGACGATCTTCCACCGGGTCATCGACGACTTCATGCTCCAGGGCGGCGACCCGCTCGGCACCGGCACCGGCGGCCCCGGCTACCAGTTCAAGGACGAGTTCCACCCTGACCTGAAGTTCGACCGCCCGTACCTGCTCGCGATGGCGAACGCCGGGCCCGGCACCAACGGCTCCCAGTTCTTCATCACGACGAACGTCGCGCACACCCGGCACCTGACCGGCCGGCACACCATCTTCGGCAAGGTCATCGAGGGCACCGACGTCGTCGACCGCATCAGCAAGGTCCCGACCGGCCGGAACGACCGTCCGGAGGACGACGTCGTCATCGAGTCGGTGACGATCGAGCGTCGTTAGACGTTGTCACGGTGAGACCCCGTTGCGGGTGAGCCGCGCACCCCACCGCACGTACGGCCCACGGAGCCACTGATGAGCACAGACCAGAGTCCCGTTCCCGAGACCTCGGTGCCGACCTGCTACCGGCACCCGAGCCGCGAGACGTATGTGCGCTGCACCCGCTGCGACCGCTTCATCTGCCCCGAGTGCATGCGCGACGCGGCGGTGGGGCACCAGTGCGTGGAGTGCGTCGCGGACGGCAACCGGGGGGTCCGCAAGGCGGTTCCCCGGACGGTTCTCGGCGCGCGGGGCGGGGCGGCGGCCGTACCGGTCGTCACCTACACGCTCATCGCCGCGTGCGTCGCGGCGTACCTCGCCGAGCTGGCGTCCTGGCGCGTCGTCTGGGACTTCATGATGCTCGGCCGGGGGGTGCTGCCCGGCGGGCAGGTCGGCGGGGTCGCCGAGGGCGAGTGGTACCGGCTGTTCACCACGATGTTCCTGCACCAGCGCGGCGGATCGTTCGGCATCACCCACATCCTGTTCAACATGTGGGCGCTGTGGGCCGTCGGACCCGCGCTGGAGCAGGTGCTCGGACGATGGCGCTACCTCGCCCTCTACGTGCTGTCGGGGCTCGGCGGCTCGGTCCTGCTGTACCTGGTCGGCTCCCCGCACGACTCGGCGGTCGGCGCGTCCGGGGCCATCTTCGGGCTGTTCGGGGCGTACTTCGTGATCGGCCGCAGGCTCGGCGGGCCGGTCGGCCCCATCGTGGTCCTGCTGGTGATCAACCTGGTGATCACGTTCTCGGTGCCGGGCATCTCCTGGCAGGGCCACGTCGGCGGCCTGGCGGTGGGGGCGGCGCTGGCCTCCGCCTACGCCTACGCGCCGGAGGCGCGGCGCCGGCTGTTCCACATCGGCGCGCCGCTGGCCGTGCTGGCGCTGCTCGCGGCGCTCGTGGTGCTCAGGACGGCCGAGCTGAGCCCGGCCATGTAGCCGTGCGGGGGCCGCCGCGCACGGCTGCACGGGCCGCACGGCTCACGCGCGGCGGCGTCCGCGCTCCGGCGCCTGTGGACATCCGCTGTGGAAAACCTGGGGAAAGGCGCGGTGAGAGATCCTCAACCTGTGGATAACTCGCGGTCAGCGCCAGCGGGTCGACAGCACCACGCCCAGGATGATCGCGGTGAAGCCGATCCCCAGGTTCCAGTTGTGCAGGTCGGTCATGTACGGCACGTCCGTACCGGTGCTGGCCGTCACGTAGAAGACGGCGATCCAGATCAGGCCGATGAGCCACAGAGTGACCATCGTCGGCACGAGCCAGCGCGGGCTGACCTCGGGAGCCTTGGACTTCTGCGGGGGCGTGTAAACGGCCTTCTTGCGCACTTTGGACTTGGCCACGGTGGGATCGATCTCCTCGGGCGTCCGGCGGCCGGAGCGCCGGACCGCGCATGGGTGTTTTGTCGGTTAGCGTAGTCGCTGGTGAGCAGCGTACGGCGTCCAGCGTGGGGAAGCATCATCCCAGTTCTCACGCTCCTTGCGGGAACCTTGTTCGCGGCGAGCGCGAGCACGGCCCGCGGCACGAGCCTGCGCGAACAGGGCCGGACCAGGATCGCCGAGCTCATCACCGCGGAGCAGCGCCGGGGCCGGCAGGATCGCGCCGAGTACCGGCGGCTGCGCCGCCAGGTCGACGGTATCTCCCGGGAGGCCGGACGTCACGACGCCCGGGTGAAAAACGCTCAGGCGGAGGCCGACCGGCTCGCCGCCGAGGCGGGGTTCACCCCCGCCGCCGGCCGCGCCGTGCGGGTCTCGCTGGACGACGCCCCGCCGCCGAAGCCGGGCGAGCTTCCCCGGGGCGTCCGCCCCGACGACCTGGTGGTGCACCAGGGAGACGTCCAGGCCGTCGTCAACGCCCTGTGGGCGGGCGGCGCCCGCGCCATGCAGATCATGGACCAGCGGGTGATCTCGACCAGCGCGGTGCGGTGCGTCGGCAATACGCTGATCCTCCAGGGCGTGGTGTACTCCCCGCCGTTCCGGATCACCGCCGTCGGAGATCCGGCCCGGCTGCGCGCGGCGCTCGGCGCGTCCCGCGAGATCGCGGTCTACCGCGAGTACGCCGGCGCCTACGGGCTCGGCTACGCGGTGCGGACGGTGGAACGCGCCACGCTGCCGGCCTACACCGGCAACGTGACCATGAAGCACGCTACGGTTCCGGCGGAACCGCCCAAGGGCGGCTGAACACCCCGGCAGAGGAGGACGCGGTGCGGACGGTGATCCGTGGCATGGGCGAGCTGTGCATCACCGCCGGGCTGATCGTCATGCTGTTCGTGACCTACGAGCTGTGGGGCACCGGCCAGTACACCAAGGGCGCCCAGGACGAGCTCGGCGACGAGATGCTGAAGAACTGGCGGGCCGCCAAGGTCACCACCGAGCGGGTCAAGCTCGGCAAGGGGCTCGCGGTGATCCGCATCCCCCGGTTCGGCGAGCACTACCGCTTCGTCGTGATCGAGGGCGTGGACCGGGCCGACCTGCGCAAGGGGCCCGGCCACTACCCGGGCAGCGCGCTGCCGGGCCAACTCGGGAACTTCGTGGTCTCCGGGCACCGGACCACCTACTCCGCGCCGTTCAACCGGCTCGGCGAACTCGACCGCGGCGACAGGATCCTCATCGACACCCGGGACGAGCAGTACGTCTACAAGGTCACCGACCGGCGGATCGTGAGGCCGTCGGCGGTGGAGGTGACCGCGCCCGTCCCGTTCCACCCGAAGCGGCGGCCGACCGAGCGGCTCCTCACGCTCACCACCTGCCACCCGAAGTACTCCGCCGCCCAACGAATGGTCGTCTTCGGCGAGCTGGCCGAGGCGCTGCCGCGCGCGGCGTCGGCCCGGGCCGCCGGGACGTAGGAGGCCCCGTGTACGCCTGGATCTGGCGCCGGCTGCCCGGCACCTGGCAGACCAAGACCGCGATCGCGCTCGGCCTGCTCGTCGCGATCGCCGTTCTCCTCTGGTACGTCGCGTTCCCGTGGATCGAACCCAAGGTCCAGTTCGACCACGGCGTCGTGCAGGACCCGGCGCCGTCCGGCTCCGCCACCCCGGGCTGACCGGTGATGCGCGTCCTCGTCGTCGACAACCACGACAGCTTCGTCTACAACATCGTCCAGTACCTGCTGGAACTCGGCGCCGACTGCCTGGTCAGGGACCGTTCTGACGTCGCCGTCCGGGATGCCGCCGGCGTCGACGGCGTCCTGCTCAGCCCCGGCCCCGGCCATCCCGCCGACGCCGGAGTCTGCCTCGACCTCGTGCGGGACGCCGAGCGCCGCGGCACGCCGCTGCTCGGCGTCTGCCTCGGCCACCAGGTGATCGCCCACGTGCACGGCGCGACGGTCGCCCGCGCCCCCGAGATCGTGCACGGCTTCACCAGCGAGATCCACCACGACGGCGCCGGCGTCCTGCGCGGCCTGCCGGACCCGTTCGCCGCGACCCGCTACCACTCGCTCGCCGTCGTGCCCGGGACGGTCCCGCCGGACGTCCTGGAGGTGACCGCCCGCACCGGCGACGGCGTCGTCATGGGCCTGCGCCACCGCGACCGGCCCGTCGAGGGCGTCCAGTTCCACCCCGAGTCGATCCTCTCCACCGCTGGCCATCGACTGCTTCGGAACTGGCTCGACACCTGCGACGACCTGCGGCATCACGGCGCCGGCCGGAGCTAGACCCCCCGGTTTCGCCCAAGTTAGAAAATTTCGGTTGAAATCCGTAACGTCCCCTGGCGTCGTGACGAAGACCATAGCGAAGGGCTTCCGCCATTGCCCCCGAGTGGCGGAGGCCCTTCTCTCATGCCCGGACCGTCCGGACTCGTCCGGGCCCGTGTCGCCGAACGCCCGAGGGCCCCGCCTCCTGCCGGAGACGGGGCCCTCGATCGCGTCTGGTCAGCCCTGGCCGTCGCCCGGGGGGAACCCGGGGAAGCCCGGCGTCGGCGTGCCCGGCGTGCTGGGCGGCGGCGTCTGCGGCTTCTGCGCCACGAAGATCGTCACCGTCTCGCCCGGCGCGACCGTCGCGCCCTCACCCGGCTGCTGGTCGTACACGAAGCCGGGCGCGACCTGCTTGTCGGGCGGCGGCGTGCCCTTCTGCACGCTGCACTTCAGGCCGAGACCCTCCAGCTTGCCGCACGCGGCCCGCTGGCTGTTGTTGAACAGGCTCGGCACCTTCATGCTGGACGGGCCGGTCGACACCGTCACCGTCACCGTCGATTCCTTCTTCGCCTTCGAGCCGCCGGACGGGTCGGTCGAGATCACGTTGCCCCGCGGCACGGTGTCGTTCGAATCGACCCGCTTGTCGACCTCGAACCCGCGGCCCTCCAGGATCTTCTTCGCCGTGGCGTACGGCTTGCCGGTCACGTCCGGGACCTCGATCTCCGTGGGCGGCTTCGGGCCCTTGGAGACCACCAGCGTCACCGTGGCGCCCTTCTGGGCGTCCGTGCCGGGCTGGGGATCGGAGGTGATCACCATGCCCCTGCCCACGTCGTCGCTGAAGTCGGTCCTCGCCTCGCCGACCTTGAAGCCGAGCTTGGTGAGCTGGGCCGTCGCCTCTGTCTGCGAGACGTTGACGATGCTCTTCGGGACCGCGACCTTTTCGTCCCCCTTGTCCCCGTTGCTCATCAGCAGGCCGATGAGCGCGGCCCCGCCGATGAACAGCACCGCGAGCCCCACCCACAGCGCGGCCTTCTTGCCGGCGCCGCCGCGTCCGCCGTCGTCGTCGTAGTGGACGGGGGGCATGCCGTAGCCGTCGTCCTGCGGCCGCACCTGCGTGCGCGCGGGACCGCCGCCGTAGGCGCCCATCACCTGGGTGCCCTGCGGCTGCTGGCCGCCCATCAGCATCGTGGACGCCGCCGTCGACGACACCGGCTGGCCCTGCAGGACGCGCTGGATCTCCTGCCGGAACTCCGTCGCGTTCTGGTAGCGGTGGTCGGCCTCCTTCGCCATCGCCTTCAGCACGATCGCGTCAGCCCACTGGGGGATCTGCGGGTCCACCTGGGAGGGCGGCACCGGCTCCTCCCGCACGTGCTGGTAGGCGATCGCGACCGGGGAGTCGCCGGTGAACGGCGGCTTGCCGGTGAGCAGTTCGTACAGCACGCAACCGGTCGAGTAGATGTCGCTGCGGGCGTCCACCCGCTCGCCGCGCGCCTGCTCGGGCGACAGGTACTGCGCGGTACCGATCACCTGGGCGGTCTGCGTCATCGTGGACGCCGTGTCGGCCATGGCCCGGGCGATGCCGAAGTCCATGACCTTGACCTCGTGCTGCCGGGTGAGCATCACGTTGGCCGGCTTGATGTCGC
The sequence above is a segment of the Actinomadura coerulea genome. Coding sequences within it:
- a CDS encoding acyltransferase is translated as MSPKRPLRQVLAARAKQRARQGVHTAVHSAWEWIQRHGEITPHTPGRRGFAYLGEGACIGFPTGAIYGEPWISIGDHTLVGTHVTISAGFVPGLDLGPDVIVRIGSSCSIGRGTHIVGHQSIDIGDDVFTGPNVYITDQNHTYGDLHTPIGRQWPENNPVVIGDGCWIGTGAIILPGTRLGRNVAVAGGAVVRGEFPDHSVIGGVPAKILRSHDGENGWQPPLRTDPLMSLDELAALSVDGLEGLQILQDRLRAESAARDGDVLSEEAG
- a CDS encoding peptidylprolyl isomerase — protein: MANEIFATLNTSLGKIVIQLYPEHAPETVANFVELAEGTRTWTDPRTGQKSDAPLYNGTIFHRVIDDFMLQGGDPLGTGTGGPGYQFKDEFHPDLKFDRPYLLAMANAGPGTNGSQFFITTNVAHTRHLTGRHTIFGKVIEGTDVVDRISKVPTGRNDRPEDDVVIESVTIERR
- a CDS encoding rhomboid family intramembrane serine protease; this encodes MSTDQSPVPETSVPTCYRHPSRETYVRCTRCDRFICPECMRDAAVGHQCVECVADGNRGVRKAVPRTVLGARGGAAAVPVVTYTLIAACVAAYLAELASWRVVWDFMMLGRGVLPGGQVGGVAEGEWYRLFTTMFLHQRGGSFGITHILFNMWALWAVGPALEQVLGRWRYLALYVLSGLGGSVLLYLVGSPHDSAVGASGAIFGLFGAYFVIGRRLGGPVGPIVVLLVINLVITFSVPGISWQGHVGGLAVGAALASAYAYAPEARRRLFHIGAPLAVLALLAALVVLRTAELSPAM
- a CDS encoding cell division protein CrgA; its protein translation is MAKSKVRKKAVYTPPQKSKAPEVSPRWLVPTMVTLWLIGLIWIAVFYVTASTGTDVPYMTDLHNWNLGIGFTAIILGVVLSTRWR
- a CDS encoding DUF881 domain-containing protein yields the protein MFAASASTARGTSLREQGRTRIAELITAEQRRGRQDRAEYRRLRRQVDGISREAGRHDARVKNAQAEADRLAAEAGFTPAAGRAVRVSLDDAPPPKPGELPRGVRPDDLVVHQGDVQAVVNALWAGGARAMQIMDQRVISTSAVRCVGNTLILQGVVYSPPFRITAVGDPARLRAALGASREIAVYREYAGAYGLGYAVRTVERATLPAYTGNVTMKHATVPAEPPKGG
- a CDS encoding class E sortase, encoding MRTVIRGMGELCITAGLIVMLFVTYELWGTGQYTKGAQDELGDEMLKNWRAAKVTTERVKLGKGLAVIRIPRFGEHYRFVVIEGVDRADLRKGPGHYPGSALPGQLGNFVVSGHRTTYSAPFNRLGELDRGDRILIDTRDEQYVYKVTDRRIVRPSAVEVTAPVPFHPKRRPTERLLTLTTCHPKYSAAQRMVVFGELAEALPRAASARAAGT
- a CDS encoding anthranilate synthase component II, producing MRVLVVDNHDSFVYNIVQYLLELGADCLVRDRSDVAVRDAAGVDGVLLSPGPGHPADAGVCLDLVRDAERRGTPLLGVCLGHQVIAHVHGATVARAPEIVHGFTSEIHHDGAGVLRGLPDPFAATRYHSLAVVPGTVPPDVLEVTARTGDGVVMGLRHRDRPVEGVQFHPESILSTAGHRLLRNWLDTCDDLRHHGAGRS
- the pknB gene encoding Stk1 family PASTA domain-containing Ser/Thr kinase; this encodes MSQPRLLGGRYELETVIGRGGMAEVYRARDRRLDRIVAVKTLRSDLARDPTFQARFRREAQSAASLNHPSVIAVYDTGEDMIGDTPIPYIVMEYVDGSTLRDLLRENRALLPDKALEITDGILRALDYSHRGGIVHRDIKPANVMLTRQHEVKVMDFGIARAMADTASTMTQTAQVIGTAQYLSPEQARGERVDARSDIYSTGCVLYELLTGKPPFTGDSPVAIAYQHVREEPVPPSQVDPQIPQWADAIVLKAMAKEADHRYQNATEFRQEIQRVLQGQPVSSTAASTMLMGGQQPQGTQVMGAYGGGPARTQVRPQDDGYGMPPVHYDDDGGRGGAGKKAALWVGLAVLFIGGAALIGLLMSNGDKGDEKVAVPKSIVNVSQTEATAQLTKLGFKVGEARTDFSDDVGRGMVITSDPQPGTDAQKGATVTLVVSKGPKPPTEIEVPDVTGKPYATAKKILEGRGFEVDKRVDSNDTVPRGNVISTDPSGGSKAKKESTVTVTVSTGPSSMKVPSLFNNSQRAACGKLEGLGLKCSVQKGTPPPDKQVAPGFVYDQQPGEGATVAPGETVTIFVAQKPQTPPPSTPGTPTPGFPGFPPGDGQG